The following proteins are co-located in the Pseudomonas antarctica genome:
- a CDS encoding NIF3 1 has product MYKLSFFVPDSHVETVKTAVFAAGGGRIGNYDSCAWQVLGQGQFRALDGSQPFIGQVGQVEVVEEWKVELVVADELIVAVVAALKLSHPYETPAYEVWQLADF; this is encoded by the coding sequence GTGTACAAGCTCAGCTTCTTTGTGCCCGACAGCCATGTGGAGACGGTGAAAACCGCCGTCTTTGCCGCTGGCGGCGGGCGCATCGGCAATTACGACAGCTGTGCCTGGCAAGTGCTGGGCCAGGGCCAATTTCGCGCGTTGGACGGCAGCCAGCCGTTTATCGGGCAAGTCGGCCAGGTTGAAGTGGTTGAAGAATGGAAGGTTGAGCTGGTGGTGGCGGATGAGTTGATCGTGGCGGTTGTGGCCGCGTTGAAACTGAGCCATCCCTATGAGACACCGGCGTATGAGGTGTGGC